The Gopherus flavomarginatus isolate rGopFla2 chromosome 25, rGopFla2.mat.asm, whole genome shotgun sequence genome has a segment encoding these proteins:
- the PHOSPHO1 gene encoding phosphoethanolamine/phosphocholine phosphatase: MNGCFEGVGLRCLFKGVSMAAPKPPKYLLAFDFDETIINENSDDSVIRAAPGQALPEHIRQTFRDGFYNEYMQRIFEYLGDQGVKMLNYKTIYENIPLSPGMPELFQFLSKNQDQFEIILLSDANMFGIECTLRAAGVYSLFRKIFSNPSGFDKRGYLTLGPYHTHKCPECPANMCKRKILTEYLTERAQEGAEFESIFYIGDGANDFCPSVALTSTDIAFPRRGYPMHQMTQEMEKKQPRAFQATVVPWDSAVEVCCYLQELLKKKC; this comes from the exons ATGAACGGGTGCTTCGAAGGTGTTGGGCTGCGATGCCTTTTTAAG GGTGTCAGCATGGCTGCCCCCAAGCCTCCAAAATACCTCCTAGCCTTTGACTTTGATGAGACGATCATCAACGAGAACAGTGATGACTCGGTCATCAGGGCCGCTCCGGGCCAGGCACTTCCAGAGCACATCCGCCAGACCTTCCGGGATGGCTTCTATAACGAGTACATGCAGCGCATCTTCGAGTACCTGGGAGACCAAGGGGTCAAGATGCTTAACTACAAAACCATCTATGAGAACATCCCACTGTCTCCTGGAATGCCAGAGCTCTTCCAGTTCCTCTCCAAGAACCAAGACCAGTTTGAGATCATCCTCCTCTCTGACGCCAACATGTTTGGCATCGAGTGCACTTTGAGAGCCGCCGGTGTCTACTCCCTCTTCCGCAAAATCTTTAGCAACCCCTCTGGGTTTGATAAGAGGGGCTACCTCACCTTGGGGCCCTATCACACTCACAAGTGCCCTGAGTGCCCCGCAAACATGTGTAAACGCAAAATCCTCACTGAGTACCTGACAGAGCGGGCCCAGGAGGGGGCAGAATTTGAGAGCATTTTCTACATCGGGGATGGGGCTAATGACTTCTGCCCTTCCGTGGCTTTGACTTCGACAGATATTGCTTTCCCGCGGAGGGGCTACCCCATGCACCAGATGACCCAGGAGATGGAGAAAAAGCAACCCAGAGCCTTCCAGGCCACCGTAGTGCCCTGGGACTCAGCTGTAGAAGTTTGCTGCTATCTGCAGGAGCTTCTCAAGAAGAAATGCTGA